A portion of the Acidisarcina polymorpha genome contains these proteins:
- a CDS encoding ubiquinol-cytochrome c reductase iron-sulfur subunit produces MTTTALPPDSPKPEELEKHQRPEEVSRRRFLFKLSIAANGLVGAIFAVPILGYLLGPAMKKQKNSDFWVGLGPVDQFPEGETRLVNFRNPSTTPWDGQTGDIPAWVRRIAGNQFQVFAINCAHLGCPVRWFAQSKLFMCPCHGGAYYQDGSRASGPPERGLFEYAYKIDGNNLIISVGDLPTLARPGTKVSECPGAAKPLAQAPLVQIASESTQPDGGKPWPA; encoded by the coding sequence ATGACCACCACGGCCTTGCCCCCCGACAGTCCCAAGCCAGAAGAACTGGAGAAGCACCAGCGGCCTGAAGAAGTTTCCCGGCGCCGCTTCCTCTTCAAGCTTTCGATTGCGGCCAACGGTCTGGTCGGAGCCATCTTCGCCGTGCCGATCCTCGGCTACCTGCTCGGCCCCGCCATGAAGAAGCAGAAGAATAGCGATTTCTGGGTCGGCCTCGGACCCGTCGATCAATTTCCCGAAGGCGAGACCAGGCTGGTCAACTTCCGCAATCCCTCGACCACCCCTTGGGACGGTCAGACCGGCGATATCCCTGCCTGGGTCCGCCGCATAGCCGGAAATCAATTCCAGGTCTTCGCCATCAACTGCGCCCATCTCGGTTGCCCGGTGCGCTGGTTCGCCCAGTCGAAGCTCTTCATGTGTCCCTGCCATGGGGGCGCCTATTACCAGGATGGCTCTCGCGCCTCCGGGCCGCCCGAACGCGGTCTCTTCGAATACGCCTACAAAATCGATGGAAACAACCTGATCATCAGCGTAGGCGATCTCCCCACCCTCGCTCGTCCCGGTACCAAGGTCTCCGAATGTCCGGGAGCCGCCAAGCCTCTTGCTCAAGCCCCCCTGGTCCAGATCGCCAGCGAATCTACCCAGCCCGATGGAGGCAAGCCATGGCCAGCCTGA
- a CDS encoding Gfo/Idh/MocA family oxidoreductase, whose amino-acid sequence MTEPIRAAVIGFGLGGRVFHTAFIHAVDGLQLAAIVQRRGDEAAQAYPDATIYRSVDEMLADESIQLVAVTTSNHTHFELGRQALLAGKHVVIDKPFALTSAEAAELIHIARERKLVLSAFQNRRWDGDFRTLRELVSRGVLGRLVVFESHYDRFRQEPRLNMWKEDGVTPGGGMLYDLGSHIIDQALALFDVPETITADIRIDRDAGLTDDAFDLRLSYPEGNGRRLTVLLRSTMTAAIPGARFTLHGTQGSFVKFGIDPQEDAIKAGVTIGSPGWGEEPESLWGTLKLADGSESRIRTEAGDYRGYYENIRDAILGEAAVAVPGIDAWRTTRIIELARQSSAEGRTLPVELGPLP is encoded by the coding sequence ATGACAGAACCGATTCGTGCTGCGGTCATTGGCTTCGGCCTTGGTGGACGCGTCTTCCATACGGCATTTATCCATGCGGTCGACGGGCTTCAACTGGCAGCGATTGTGCAGCGCAGGGGCGACGAAGCGGCGCAGGCTTATCCGGACGCGACTATCTACCGTTCGGTCGACGAAATGCTTGCCGACGAGAGCATCCAGCTGGTCGCGGTGACGACCTCGAACCACACCCATTTTGAGCTCGGGCGGCAGGCCCTGCTGGCCGGCAAACACGTGGTGATCGATAAGCCGTTCGCGCTGACTTCGGCCGAAGCGGCGGAGTTGATCCATATCGCACGAGAGCGAAAGCTGGTGCTTTCCGCCTTTCAGAATCGACGCTGGGATGGGGATTTCCGCACGCTTCGCGAGCTAGTCAGCCGCGGTGTGCTGGGGCGCCTGGTTGTCTTCGAATCGCACTATGACCGGTTTCGGCAAGAGCCTCGGCTTAACATGTGGAAGGAAGATGGGGTGACGCCGGGTGGCGGGATGCTCTATGACCTGGGCAGTCACATTATCGACCAGGCGCTGGCGCTCTTCGACGTGCCGGAGACGATTACCGCGGACATTCGGATCGACCGTGATGCAGGCCTGACTGACGATGCATTCGACCTCCGGCTGAGCTATCCGGAGGGGAATGGGAGGAGGCTCACGGTGCTGCTGCGATCGACGATGACGGCGGCGATTCCCGGAGCGCGATTCACGCTGCATGGGACGCAGGGGAGCTTTGTGAAGTTCGGGATCGATCCGCAGGAGGACGCGATCAAGGCGGGGGTGACGATCGGCTCGCCGGGTTGGGGTGAAGAGCCTGAGTCGTTGTGGGGGACCCTCAAGCTGGCGGATGGAAGCGAGAGCCGGATCCGGACCGAAGCTGGGGATTATCGCGGCTACTATGAGAACATTCGCGACGCTATTTTAGGGGAAGCGGCGGTTGCGGTCCCGGGCATAGACGCCTGGCGGACAACGCGCATCATCGAACTGGCGCGGCAGAGCAGCGCGGAGGGACGGACGCTGCCTGTCGAGTTAGGGCCTCTGCCGTAG
- the rhaT gene encoding L-rhamnose/proton symporter RhaT produces the protein MQFNPLMGVFYHWLGGLASASCYLPFRGIKRWSWETYWLVQGTFSWILAPIIIASLLVPHVYSVLHAAPSSSLFFAYFWGCLWGIGGLTCGLSIRYLGFALGYPIVLGLCTVFGTIMPPVFSGTMSAILRENSGHVILLGLAVCVLGILFSGFAGRSKENELTESQKQETVQEFQYGKGLAVAVLSGIMSACFAYGLAAGKPIGEIAKAQLLANGGSDIWQNLPVLIVVMLGGFSTNFIWCAILLIRNRSAGQYLGTPARESGQNLLKAKLSTPLIDELAHPDDHPRPRLASRIMSLNYAFAALAGVTWYFQFFFYSMGQTKMGKYDFSSWTLHMASIMIFATIIGIFLKEWRGTSPRTRGLVAGGLFFLVLSTVVVGYGNYMKGHEDSVSATNR, from the coding sequence TTGCAATTCAATCCGTTGATGGGCGTCTTCTACCACTGGCTCGGTGGACTCGCCTCCGCCAGCTGCTACCTGCCCTTCCGCGGAATCAAACGCTGGTCTTGGGAGACCTACTGGCTGGTGCAGGGTACCTTTAGCTGGATCCTCGCTCCGATCATCATCGCCTCGCTTCTGGTTCCTCACGTCTACTCGGTGCTGCACGCCGCTCCTTCATCCAGCCTCTTCTTCGCCTACTTCTGGGGATGCCTCTGGGGTATCGGCGGCCTCACCTGCGGCCTCTCGATCCGTTATCTCGGCTTCGCTCTCGGCTATCCTATCGTGCTGGGACTCTGCACTGTCTTCGGCACCATCATGCCGCCTGTTTTCAGCGGGACCATGAGCGCCATCCTGCGCGAGAACTCCGGTCACGTCATCCTCCTCGGGCTGGCAGTCTGCGTCCTCGGCATCCTCTTCAGCGGCTTCGCCGGACGCTCCAAGGAAAATGAGCTGACCGAGAGCCAGAAGCAAGAGACGGTCCAGGAATTTCAATACGGCAAAGGGCTTGCCGTCGCTGTGCTCTCGGGAATCATGAGCGCGTGTTTCGCCTATGGTCTCGCTGCAGGCAAGCCCATCGGCGAGATCGCCAAAGCCCAGCTGTTGGCCAACGGCGGCTCCGACATCTGGCAAAACCTGCCCGTCCTTATCGTGGTTATGCTCGGTGGCTTCTCGACCAACTTCATCTGGTGCGCAATCCTTCTCATTCGCAACCGCTCTGCCGGCCAGTACCTGGGAACGCCCGCCCGCGAGAGCGGCCAGAATCTTCTCAAGGCGAAGCTCTCCACGCCGCTAATCGATGAGCTTGCGCATCCGGACGACCATCCGCGGCCTCGCCTCGCATCCCGGATCATGTCGCTCAACTACGCCTTCGCCGCGCTCGCCGGGGTCACCTGGTATTTCCAGTTCTTCTTCTACAGCATGGGCCAGACGAAGATGGGAAAGTATGACTTCTCCAGCTGGACCCTCCACATGGCCAGCATCATGATCTTCGCAACCATCATCGGCATCTTCCTCAAAGAATGGCGCGGCACCAGCCCCCGCACCCGCGGCCTGGTCGCCGGCGGCCTCTTCTTCCTCGTCCTCTCTACCGTGGTCGTTGGCTACGGCAACTACATGAAGGGCCACGAAGACAGCGTCTCCGCCACCAACCGTTAG
- the ctaD gene encoding cytochrome c oxidase subunit I yields the protein MATTTAVDLTSQTKPKKLLLQVAHDWLTTVDHKKIGIMYIVYALVFLVIAGFMAMLIRIQLAVPNNHFLSPQVFNRLFTMHGTTMVFFVGMPILFGFGNYLIPLMIGARDMAFPRLNAFSFWISAFGGILLYYSYVGGSGLYGAGSAPDVSWWAYAPLTEKVFSPGHSTDYWTFSILLSGIGTTGTAINIVATILSMRCKGMTMTRLPLLPWIYLVTSFLVFVAVSPLTAAQIMITIDRYLGAHFFDTQAGGSAILWFHFFWIFGHPEVYILVMPAFGFMNEIIPVFSRKAIFGYPAMVAATVSIGFISLSVWAHHMFIDGLGAGGNIFFTAATMVISVPTGIKIFNWLATMWGGKIQFKTPMLFATGFLFQFLGAGLTGIVLSSAPMDWQLNNTYFVVAHFHYVLVGAILFALFAAFYYWYPKMTGRMLSERLGKWHFWLFVIGFHLTFDLMHVPGILGMPRRIYTYEAGRGWDSWNMLVSAGGFIQAIATVIFVVNMVWAFYRGRVAGPDPWDAWTLEWATTSPPPDYNFAVPPSISSRRPLWDLKHPEDVDSHYEY from the coding sequence ATGGCAACGACCACCGCAGTCGATCTGACCAGCCAGACCAAACCAAAGAAGCTTCTGCTCCAGGTCGCCCACGACTGGCTCACTACGGTCGATCACAAAAAGATCGGCATCATGTATATCGTGTATGCGCTTGTCTTTTTGGTCATCGCCGGATTCATGGCGATGCTGATCCGCATCCAGCTGGCCGTGCCCAATAACCATTTCCTTTCCCCGCAGGTATTCAATCGCTTATTCACCATGCATGGCACCACGATGGTCTTCTTCGTGGGCATGCCGATTCTCTTCGGCTTCGGCAATTACTTGATCCCGCTGATGATCGGCGCGCGGGACATGGCCTTTCCCCGGCTGAATGCCTTCTCTTTCTGGATTTCGGCTTTTGGTGGAATCCTCCTGTATTACAGCTATGTCGGGGGGAGTGGACTCTACGGCGCTGGTTCGGCCCCGGATGTCAGCTGGTGGGCCTACGCGCCGCTGACCGAAAAGGTCTTTTCTCCCGGACATAGCACCGATTACTGGACCTTCTCCATCCTCTTGTCCGGTATCGGTACTACCGGTACGGCGATCAACATCGTCGCCACTATTCTTTCCATGCGGTGCAAGGGCATGACCATGACTCGCCTGCCATTGCTGCCGTGGATTTATCTGGTCACCAGCTTCCTGGTCTTCGTCGCCGTCAGCCCGCTCACCGCCGCCCAGATCATGATCACCATCGATCGCTATCTCGGCGCCCACTTCTTTGATACCCAGGCCGGCGGTTCGGCAATCCTATGGTTCCACTTCTTCTGGATCTTCGGCCATCCCGAGGTATACATCCTCGTCATGCCCGCCTTCGGCTTCATGAATGAGATCATTCCCGTCTTCTCCCGCAAGGCCATCTTCGGCTATCCCGCCATGGTCGCCGCGACGGTCTCGATTGGTTTCATCAGCCTCAGCGTGTGGGCCCACCACATGTTCATCGACGGCTTGGGTGCGGGAGGGAACATCTTCTTCACCGCGGCCACCATGGTCATCTCGGTGCCCACCGGCATCAAGATCTTCAATTGGCTGGCAACCATGTGGGGCGGCAAGATTCAATTCAAAACCCCCATGCTCTTTGCCACCGGCTTTCTCTTCCAGTTCCTCGGGGCCGGACTTACCGGCATCGTCCTCTCTTCCGCGCCCATGGATTGGCAGTTGAATAACACCTACTTCGTCGTCGCTCACTTCCACTATGTGCTCGTCGGAGCCATTCTCTTTGCGCTCTTCGCCGCGTTCTACTACTGGTATCCGAAGATGACCGGACGCATGCTCAGTGAGCGGCTTGGCAAGTGGCATTTCTGGCTCTTCGTCATCGGCTTCCATCTCACCTTCGACCTCATGCATGTGCCAGGCATTCTAGGCATGCCTCGCCGTATCTATACCTACGAGGCAGGACGAGGCTGGGACAGCTGGAACATGCTCGTCAGCGCCGGCGGCTTTATCCAGGCGATCGCCACCGTCATCTTCGTCGTCAACATGGTATGGGCGTTCTACCGCGGCCGTGTCGCAGGACCCGATCCATGGGACGCGTGGACCCTCGAATGGGCGACCACGTCCCCGCCGCCCGACTACAACTTCGCCGTGCCGCCATCGATCAGCAGCCGCCGCCCGCTATGGGACCTCAAACATCCCGAAGATGTGGATAGCCATTATGAATACTAG
- a CDS encoding c-type cytochrome has translation MRAFRLFLLGLLSTASLAAIGCHDAPGKPGPEPEVPRPDRVLDFATLYQENCIACHGNNQHRGPAITIANPVYLAVAGESNIENVLNHGVPGGLMPAFGQVGGGMLTEQQVEVLAKGLITTWGKPGVLDGLNAPTYKAMLKPDPAAGQKVFVTYCAHCHGDNGQGADVVGALFDPAFLDLISDQNLRSIVIAGHSSDMPNFHEQDPDHPLTDQNITDVVAWVASHRSTSSLAAASAPVPESNTPHAASTKVKHEPSSVR, from the coding sequence ATGAGGGCTTTCAGACTCTTTCTCCTCGGGCTTCTCTCGACTGCCTCCCTCGCCGCGATCGGCTGCCACGACGCACCGGGCAAACCCGGCCCTGAACCCGAAGTCCCCCGGCCCGATCGGGTCCTCGACTTCGCCACGCTTTACCAGGAAAACTGTATCGCCTGTCACGGAAACAACCAGCATCGGGGACCGGCGATTACCATCGCGAACCCTGTATATCTTGCCGTAGCGGGGGAGAGCAATATAGAAAATGTTCTCAACCACGGAGTTCCCGGCGGCCTCATGCCCGCCTTCGGCCAGGTCGGCGGCGGCATGCTCACCGAGCAGCAGGTCGAGGTTCTCGCCAAAGGCCTGATCACGACCTGGGGCAAACCCGGGGTCCTCGACGGTCTGAATGCGCCGACCTACAAGGCCATGCTGAAACCGGATCCCGCTGCCGGACAAAAAGTATTCGTGACCTACTGCGCCCACTGCCACGGCGATAACGGCCAGGGCGCGGATGTCGTCGGTGCGCTCTTCGATCCCGCTTTCCTTGACCTGATCAGCGATCAAAACCTGCGCAGCATCGTCATCGCAGGCCATTCCTCCGACATGCCTAACTTCCATGAGCAGGATCCTGACCATCCCCTCACTGACCAGAACATTACCGACGTCGTGGCCTGGGTGGCCTCTCATCGCAGCACCAGTTCTCTGGCCGCCGCCTCCGCCCCCGTCCCTGAATCCAATACCCCACATGCCGCTTCCACCAAAGTGAAGCACGAACCTTCATCCGTTCGATAG
- a CDS encoding cytochrome c oxidase subunit 4 — MSERAAMAHNDGTGHAESEGFVQLPAPTIWPLILALGVSLSLAGLVTHWAITVLGVCLVLPAIVGWFVQIFPHERHEPVAVSTQIVPISTEWIVHVRPQPEIEPSAATTGRRQVLPLESYSLFVGVKGGIAGGIAMTVPAAIFGLLKYHSVWYPINLLAAGGFVSWASESDAFLAQFHLYGLLAGFAIHAFSSVLVGLLYGAILPMFPRRPILTAGFIAPLFWTGLLYTSLGILSPILDARINWLWFIVSQFAFGLVAGFVVNLQVRVRTPQFRALPFAVRAGLHTDAPRVDESLGDKNK, encoded by the coding sequence ATGTCAGAAAGGGCGGCCATGGCGCATAACGACGGAACCGGTCATGCGGAATCGGAAGGCTTTGTCCAGCTTCCGGCTCCAACCATCTGGCCGCTGATCCTTGCCTTGGGCGTGAGTCTGTCCTTGGCCGGGTTGGTGACTCACTGGGCAATCACCGTATTGGGAGTCTGTCTGGTCCTTCCCGCCATCGTAGGCTGGTTTGTCCAGATCTTCCCCCACGAACGCCACGAACCGGTCGCGGTCAGCACCCAGATCGTTCCCATATCCACCGAATGGATCGTTCATGTCCGGCCGCAGCCGGAGATCGAGCCCTCCGCCGCCACCACTGGCCGCCGACAGGTGCTGCCGCTGGAAAGCTACAGCCTCTTTGTCGGCGTCAAGGGAGGCATTGCCGGCGGCATCGCCATGACCGTGCCCGCTGCGATCTTCGGGCTGCTCAAATATCACAGCGTCTGGTATCCGATCAATCTGCTCGCCGCCGGCGGCTTTGTAAGCTGGGCCAGTGAAAGCGATGCCTTCCTCGCCCAATTCCACCTATATGGTCTGCTCGCTGGCTTCGCTATCCACGCATTTTCCTCGGTCCTGGTAGGCCTGCTATACGGCGCGATCCTTCCCATGTTCCCGAGAAGACCGATCTTGACCGCCGGTTTTATCGCCCCGCTATTTTGGACCGGTCTGCTCTACACGTCTCTTGGCATTCTCAGCCCCATCCTCGATGCCCGCATCAACTGGCTGTGGTTCATCGTCTCGCAGTTCGCCTTCGGACTGGTGGCCGGCTTCGTCGTCAATCTCCAGGTCAGGGTGCGCACTCCCCAGTTCCGGGCGCTCCCGTTCGCCGTTCGTGCCGGCTTGCATACCGATGCGCCGCGAGTCGACGAATCACTAGGGGACAAGAACAAATGA
- a CDS encoding TIM barrel protein, producing the protein MADGQTKAERIARALDHFSIEIPSWGFANTGTRFGKFLQPSAATSIEEKFADASQVNALTGVNPTLALHVEWDLPNGTDDVPAIQQLERKYGIRAGSINPNLFQDQAYKYGSICNPDPEVREKATSHMLDCVEIAKRLDARDISPWVSDGSNYPGTQSIRKRIVWMEESFSRIHAALGPAQRLLIEYKPFEPAFYHTDIADWGMALELARSAGPQALVLVDTGHHYQSQNIEQIVAWLLHLKMLGGFHFNDRRYADDDLTLGSIDPYQVFRIFHQILSDPDLNSLEIAFMIDQSHNLKGKMEAMVQTVATAEELYAKAALVDLEELEVLQQGCKLVEAEECFRSAFWEDVRPMVRDWRRSRGLPEDPLLALAESGYVEQITAERAARNMKAITSYA; encoded by the coding sequence ATGGCGGACGGGCAGACAAAGGCAGAGCGGATTGCGCGGGCGTTAGACCACTTTTCGATTGAAATTCCCTCCTGGGGATTTGCCAACACCGGAACCCGATTCGGCAAGTTTCTGCAGCCGTCGGCGGCGACCTCGATCGAGGAGAAGTTTGCCGACGCCTCACAGGTGAATGCACTCACCGGGGTCAACCCGACGCTGGCTTTGCATGTGGAATGGGATTTGCCGAATGGCACCGACGATGTTCCGGCGATCCAGCAGTTGGAGCGAAAGTATGGCATTCGCGCCGGGTCGATCAACCCGAATCTGTTTCAGGACCAGGCCTACAAATACGGATCGATCTGCAATCCCGATCCGGAGGTGCGCGAAAAGGCGACAAGCCATATGCTCGATTGCGTTGAGATCGCGAAGCGTCTGGATGCGCGCGATATCTCCCCCTGGGTCTCGGATGGTTCGAATTACCCCGGAACGCAAAGCATTCGCAAGCGGATTGTGTGGATGGAGGAGTCGTTCAGCCGCATTCATGCGGCACTCGGTCCGGCGCAACGCCTGCTGATCGAGTACAAGCCTTTCGAGCCGGCGTTCTATCATACCGACATCGCTGACTGGGGCATGGCGCTTGAGTTGGCGCGCTCGGCGGGCCCGCAGGCGCTGGTGCTGGTCGATACGGGACATCATTACCAGTCGCAGAACATCGAACAGATCGTGGCCTGGCTGCTGCACTTAAAGATGCTCGGCGGCTTCCATTTCAATGACCGGCGCTATGCGGATGACGATCTGACTTTGGGGTCGATTGATCCCTATCAAGTCTTTCGCATCTTTCATCAGATTCTGAGCGACCCCGACCTCAACTCGCTCGAGATTGCTTTCATGATCGACCAGAGTCATAACCTTAAAGGCAAGATGGAGGCCATGGTGCAGACTGTGGCCACGGCAGAAGAGCTCTACGCAAAAGCCGCTCTGGTCGATCTGGAAGAGCTAGAGGTGCTGCAGCAGGGGTGCAAGCTGGTCGAGGCGGAGGAGTGCTTCCGGTCGGCATTCTGGGAGGATGTGCGGCCGATGGTGCGCGATTGGAGGCGGTCGCGGGGGCTTCCCGAAGACCCCCTGCTGGCACTCGCGGAGAGCGGGTATGTGGAGCAGATCACGGCTGAACGGGCGGCGAGAAACATGAAGGCGATTACTTCATACGCGTGA
- a CDS encoding cytochrome c oxidase subunit 3, which produces MSTIPVTREVSEAPWTLPSRGIVGMACLILAESAIFIIFVVAYVYYIGKSLSGPTPKQVLELPIVATICLLSSSITAHAAVSSLRKDRVSACTAWLGATIFLALVFLFYTAKEWYELIYHYGLTIRTNLFGTTFYSLVGLHATHVVVGLIMLTVALIAGLRKAMNEHHAEKLEVLSLYWHFVDAVWVVVFTVVYVLGR; this is translated from the coding sequence ATGAGCACAATCCCCGTCACTCGCGAGGTAAGCGAAGCTCCATGGACGCTGCCCAGCCGCGGCATCGTCGGCATGGCATGCCTGATCCTTGCCGAGTCGGCCATCTTCATCATCTTCGTCGTCGCCTATGTCTATTACATCGGCAAGAGTCTGAGTGGGCCGACGCCGAAGCAGGTGCTGGAACTTCCCATCGTCGCGACCATCTGCCTGCTTTCCAGCAGCATCACTGCACACGCCGCCGTATCTTCGCTCCGCAAAGATCGGGTGAGTGCCTGCACCGCATGGCTCGGCGCCACCATCTTCCTCGCCCTCGTCTTCCTCTTCTATACGGCGAAGGAATGGTACGAACTCATTTATCACTACGGATTGACCATCCGCACCAACCTCTTCGGCACCACCTTCTATTCGCTCGTCGGTCTGCACGCCACTCACGTCGTCGTCGGTCTGATCATGCTTACCGTCGCCCTGATCGCCGGGCTGCGCAAAGCAATGAACGAGCATCATGCCGAAAAGCTCGAAGTGTTGTCCCTCTATTGGCACTTCGTCGACGCCGTTTGGGTGGTCGTCTTTACCGTCGTTTACGTGCTGGGAAGATGA
- the coxB gene encoding cytochrome c oxidase subunit II, which yields MVTGLWAMPDFAAHWMTLRTISSLTLAAWRFLPPLASLSPTNMLDPAGTPARSIFNLTWFVGGLVLGIFVVVGGLLTFIVLRYRGRATDDNIEPTQIYGSNQIELSWTVIPILLVFMLFLTTARVILGTERIPKPAGALDVAVIGHQFWWEYRYPSLGVVTANELHVPVSDPAHPTPTYLNTSSADVTHNFSVPRLAGRIDVIPNRVNTIWIDPQAAGLYLGQCAQYCGTQHAKMLLRVYADSPADFSAWIQHQQAPAADPSTLSPQQLEGKSVFEHNACANCHTVKGTSAQGKFGPDLTHMGSRDTLGSGAFANNRQNLHQWIDNPDSLKPGALMPPMHLNEKDLNAVTEYLTTLR from the coding sequence ATGGTGACGGGGTTGTGGGCGATGCCGGATTTCGCGGCTCATTGGATGACCCTTCGCACCATTTCATCCTTGACCTTGGCGGCCTGGCGCTTCCTGCCGCCGCTCGCATCGCTGTCTCCGACAAACATGTTGGACCCGGCCGGAACGCCTGCCCGCTCCATCTTTAATCTCACCTGGTTTGTAGGCGGCCTGGTGTTAGGCATCTTCGTGGTCGTCGGCGGCCTTCTGACCTTTATCGTGCTGCGCTATCGTGGGCGCGCGACTGACGACAATATCGAGCCAACCCAGATCTACGGAAGCAACCAGATTGAGCTGTCGTGGACGGTCATCCCGATCCTTCTCGTCTTCATGCTCTTTCTCACCACGGCGCGCGTCATTCTCGGCACCGAGCGTATTCCTAAGCCAGCCGGCGCTCTCGATGTCGCCGTCATTGGCCACCAGTTCTGGTGGGAATATCGTTATCCATCACTCGGCGTCGTCACTGCGAATGAACTTCATGTCCCGGTCAGTGATCCCGCCCATCCCACCCCCACTTACCTCAACACCTCCTCGGCCGATGTGACCCATAATTTCTCCGTGCCGCGGCTCGCTGGCCGCATCGACGTGATCCCCAATCGGGTCAACACCATTTGGATCGATCCTCAGGCAGCCGGTCTCTACCTCGGCCAATGCGCGCAATATTGCGGCACCCAGCACGCCAAGATGTTGTTGCGTGTCTACGCGGACTCACCCGCCGATTTTTCCGCCTGGATCCAGCATCAACAGGCTCCGGCCGCTGACCCGTCAACTCTCAGCCCCCAGCAGCTGGAGGGCAAGTCGGTCTTTGAACACAATGCCTGCGCCAATTGCCATACCGTGAAGGGAACCAGCGCCCAGGGGAAGTTCGGTCCCGATCTCACCCACATGGGTAGCCGCGATACCCTCGGCTCCGGGGCCTTCGCCAACAATCGGCAGAATCTCCATCAATGGATCGACAACCCTGATTCCTTAAAGCCCGGAGCTCTCATGCCGCCCATGCACCTCAACGAGAAGGACCTCAACGCCGTCACCGAGTACTTAACCACGCTGCGTTAA